From the genome of Candidatus Delongbacteria bacterium, one region includes:
- the trxA gene encoding thioredoxin has translation MSILKLDQGSFQSTIDDGLTLVDFWAEWCGPCRMLAPVLEKVAAQPELGAKIGKVNVDENQALAARFNVRGIPTMILFKSGQPVDQLVGLTNEQSILALIARHK, from the coding sequence ATGAGCATCCTCAAGTTGGACCAGGGCAGCTTCCAGAGCACCATTGACGACGGACTCACGCTGGTGGATTTCTGGGCCGAGTGGTGCGGACCTTGCCGCATGCTGGCGCCCGTGCTGGAAAAGGTGGCGGCGCAGCCCGAGCTGGGCGCGAAGATCGGCAAGGTGAACGTGGACGAGAACCAGGCCCTGGCGGCCCGCTTCAATGTCCGCGGCATTCCCACCATGATCCTGTTTAAGAGCGGCCAGCCCGTCGACCAGCTGGTGGGCCTGACCAACGAGCAGAGCATCCTGGCACTGATCGCCCGCCACAAATAG
- a CDS encoding WYL domain-containing protein has translation MSANLDLRQILNLLPRLAKLDGRPVEEACAELELSRAQLFQLVQSASALAWGDHDEGELLDIWEEGGRLWVHTGGLFEQVVRLLPPELLALRLGAAQLAAAGLGRELDLDALLTRIEGGLAGAEPGVAERLRQQVGAQADPALDPALLERVLLASRERRLLRIWYYSRNSDRLRPRLVEPWRPFQEGGLWYLQALDRDLNAERIFRLDRIAELLVQDESFAEPPAERLARASIYPEDGARRTTARLTGPLARLAREHAWPDTREEPDGTLLMEIAYADSDPLLRYLLTWVPNVVVEGAELRRDWLALLDEMRVRHGAPAGAP, from the coding sequence ATGAGCGCGAATCTGGATCTGCGGCAGATCCTCAACCTGCTGCCCCGCCTGGCCAAGCTGGACGGCCGGCCCGTGGAAGAGGCCTGCGCCGAGCTGGAGTTGAGCCGCGCGCAGCTCTTCCAGCTGGTGCAGAGCGCCAGCGCCCTGGCCTGGGGCGATCACGACGAGGGCGAGCTGCTGGACATCTGGGAGGAGGGCGGCCGGCTCTGGGTGCACACGGGCGGGCTCTTCGAACAGGTGGTGCGGCTGCTTCCGCCGGAACTGCTGGCATTGCGATTGGGCGCCGCGCAATTGGCGGCCGCCGGGCTGGGTCGCGAACTGGATCTGGACGCCCTGCTGACGCGCATCGAGGGTGGCCTGGCGGGGGCGGAGCCCGGCGTGGCCGAGCGGCTGCGGCAACAGGTGGGCGCCCAGGCGGATCCGGCGCTGGACCCCGCCCTGCTGGAGCGCGTGCTGCTGGCCAGCCGGGAGCGGCGTCTGCTGCGCATCTGGTATTACAGCCGCAATTCCGATCGGCTACGGCCGCGGCTGGTGGAACCCTGGCGGCCCTTCCAGGAGGGCGGGCTCTGGTATCTGCAGGCGCTGGACCGCGACCTGAACGCCGAGCGGATCTTTCGGCTGGACCGGATCGCCGAACTGCTGGTGCAGGACGAGAGCTTCGCCGAACCCCCGGCCGAGCGGTTGGCCCGGGCGAGCATCTACCCAGAGGACGGGGCCCGGCGCACCACGGCCCGCCTGACCGGCCCGCTGGCCCGCCTGGCCCGGGAGCACGCATGGCCGGACACGCGCGAAGAGCCCGACGGCACCCTGCTGATGGAGATTGCCTACGCCGACAGCGACCCGCTGCTGCGCTACCTGCTGACCTGGGTGCCCAACGTGGTGGTGGAGGGCGCCGAGCTGCGCAGGGACTGGCTGGCCCTGCTGGACGAAATGCGCGTGCGGCACGGTGCGCCCGCGGGGGCGCCGTGA
- a CDS encoding DUF6588 family protein — MRSDLGTKLAALALLCFVLPSPSAAQEEASLEETLNQLSGDAAAQYLAPVSSSFGANLNSGWFHRAPKAVKLGFNFEAGFVAMGSFFPDDATHFDVEGSFRFSDDEAAMILDYWADQPDSPDFESIPGLEDYLIDQITADAYRVGISGATVIGAATDSVTVAYGGDTLSYLSEEYVVPATDVKLPFGGFGDLADINLMPLMAPQLTLGTVYGTQFTLRYLPAVEIDQDLGEFKYLGFGIQHNPMVWLDMKLPVDVSASFFTQNMKVGDLFECSSTAFGVNASKTLGWRFLNLTPYAGFMLENASMKVSYDFIVDTPAGPVTQPISLDLESENTSRLTLGLNARLGIVNWNIDYSLAAYPAISTGVNLAF; from the coding sequence ATGCGATCTGACCTTGGCACCAAGCTCGCGGCACTTGCCCTGCTCTGTTTCGTACTGCCCAGCCCCTCTGCCGCCCAGGAGGAGGCCAGCCTGGAGGAAACCCTCAACCAGCTGTCCGGCGATGCGGCCGCGCAGTACCTGGCCCCGGTCTCCTCTTCCTTCGGCGCCAACCTCAACAGCGGCTGGTTCCACCGAGCGCCCAAAGCCGTCAAACTGGGCTTCAACTTCGAAGCCGGCTTCGTGGCGATGGGCTCCTTCTTCCCGGACGACGCCACCCATTTCGACGTGGAGGGCTCCTTCCGCTTCAGTGACGACGAGGCGGCCATGATCCTGGACTACTGGGCCGATCAGCCCGACAGCCCGGATTTCGAGAGCATCCCGGGCCTCGAGGACTACCTGATCGACCAGATCACGGCGGACGCCTACCGGGTGGGAATCTCCGGGGCCACGGTCATCGGCGCGGCCACGGACAGCGTGACGGTCGCGTACGGCGGCGACACCCTGTCCTACCTGAGCGAGGAATACGTGGTGCCGGCCACCGACGTCAAGCTGCCCTTCGGCGGCTTCGGCGACCTGGCGGACATCAACCTCATGCCGCTGATGGCCCCGCAGCTGACCCTGGGCACGGTCTACGGCACCCAGTTCACGCTGCGCTATCTGCCGGCGGTGGAGATCGACCAGGACCTGGGCGAATTCAAGTACCTGGGCTTCGGCATCCAGCACAACCCCATGGTTTGGCTGGACATGAAACTGCCCGTGGACGTCTCGGCCAGCTTCTTCACCCAGAACATGAAGGTGGGCGACTTGTTCGAGTGCTCGTCCACGGCCTTCGGCGTCAACGCCAGCAAGACCCTGGGCTGGCGCTTCCTCAACCTGACGCCTTACGCCGGCTTCATGCTGGAGAACGCCAGCATGAAGGTCTCCTACGATTTCATCGTGGACACGCCCGCCGGACCCGTGACCCAGCCCATCAGCCTGGACCTGGAGAGCGAGAATACCTCGCGCCTGACCCTGGGCCTGAACGCGCGGCTGGGCATCGTCAACTGGAACATCGACTACAGTCTGGCGGCCTATCCGGCCATCAGCACGGGAGTCAACCTGGCCTTCTAG
- a CDS encoding WYL domain-containing protein translates to MKPQERQLTLTAYLHAHHFGRTLEEIQADIPDYGRGESGRKKFQRDRAVLRELGLPLRCVEQEGLTDDGNLRYVYLLDRREVFARGLRLSPAEQRGLLAVCDTLMDRPEFPFGDWVRSARDKLLSARSGAPVEEAVSRRLPPLPALGEKDDLSALEPVLSALERGVCLRFEYQGLHHDRPEPRTVHPWRLLAWRGTWLLRAHCELRGEPRSFLLRRMRRLELTAVPARPAPAEIESTGLAAWEVGLGEGPDAVVDFEPAVAELVERGLLSVTPPCRLERLVDGRLRATLPVEDPAAFFRWLLGWGRQAWLRGPAALQEKLADWLDQSRGAGRSA, encoded by the coding sequence ATGAAGCCCCAGGAACGACAACTCACCCTGACCGCCTACCTCCACGCCCATCATTTCGGGCGCACGCTGGAGGAGATCCAGGCGGACATTCCGGATTACGGCCGGGGGGAATCCGGCCGCAAGAAGTTCCAGCGCGATCGCGCCGTGCTGCGCGAGCTGGGCTTGCCGCTGCGCTGCGTGGAACAGGAGGGCCTGACCGACGACGGCAACCTGCGCTACGTCTACCTGCTGGACCGCCGGGAGGTCTTCGCCCGCGGCCTGCGCCTGAGCCCCGCCGAGCAGCGCGGCCTGCTGGCGGTCTGCGACACGCTGATGGACCGGCCGGAGTTTCCCTTCGGCGACTGGGTGCGCTCCGCCCGCGACAAGCTGCTCTCCGCCCGCAGCGGCGCCCCGGTGGAGGAGGCCGTCAGCCGGCGCTTGCCGCCCCTTCCCGCATTGGGCGAAAAGGACGACCTCAGCGCGCTGGAGCCTGTGCTCAGCGCCCTGGAGCGCGGCGTCTGCCTGCGCTTCGAGTACCAGGGTCTGCACCACGACCGGCCGGAGCCGCGCACCGTGCATCCCTGGCGCCTGCTGGCCTGGCGCGGCACCTGGCTGCTGCGCGCCCACTGCGAGTTGCGCGGCGAACCGCGCAGTTTCCTCTTGCGGCGCATGCGCCGGCTCGAGCTGACCGCGGTACCGGCCCGCCCGGCGCCGGCGGAGATCGAATCCACGGGGCTCGCGGCCTGGGAGGTGGGGTTGGGCGAAGGGCCGGACGCCGTGGTGGACTTTGAGCCGGCGGTGGCCGAACTGGTGGAGCGCGGGCTGCTCAGCGTCACGCCCCCCTGCCGGTTGGAGCGCTTGGTGGACGGCCGTCTGCGCGCGACCCTGCCCGTGGAGGATCCGGCGGCCTTTTTCCGCTGGCTGCTGGGCTGGGGCCGCCAGGCCTGGCTGCGGGGGCCGGCGGCGCTGCAGGAGAAGTTGGCGGACTGGCTGGACCAGTCTCGGGGCGCGGGGAGGTCCGCATGA